The window ATCCAAGGCCATGTGAAGAACTCCATACTCATCGAATGAATTTCAGCACCTTCAGATGTAGGCCACATATATTCAGGTATACCAATATCTTGGCTAGAGAACACTTGGAATGCATGTCCGGCTTCGTGTGTTAACACATCGATATCACCAGACGTTCCGTTGAAATTAGAGAAGATGAAAGGCGAATCGTAATTATCGATGAATGTGCAATAGCCGCCTGCTTCTTTTCCTTTTTTCGCTTCGATGTCAAGTAAGTGCTTGTCCGTCATGAACTTGAAAAAGGCATCCGTTTCAGGTGAAAGTTCAGCATACATTTTTTTGCCGTTTTCAATGATCCATTCAGGAGATCCCTGAGGTGTTGCATTGCCTGTAAGGAAGTCTAGGGACTGATCATAGAACTTCAACTCCTCAACGTTTATACGTTCAGCCTGCCGCTTATAAAGTCGGTTTGCCAGCGGCACGATATGGTCGCGTACTTGATCACGGAATTTCTTAACCATATCTGCATCATAGTCGATGCGGTCCATTCGTAGGTAACCAAGCTCGACAAAATTTTTATAACCAAGTGTCGTCGCGATTTCATGACGGAGTTTAACAAGTTGGTCGTAAATTTCATCAAACTTTTCACCATTGTCGGCATAGAATTTGTAGGTAGCTTCCATTGCTGACTTACGAATGGAACGGTCCGTTGATTCTGCATAAGGGCCCATTTGAGCTAATGTAAGTGTTTTTCCGTCAAAATCGATTTGTGCAGAGGCAACAAGTTTCGAGTAATCAGAAGTTAGTTTGTTTTCTTTTTGCAGCATGCCAACAATTTCTGGAGAAAATGATTTTATGGAGTTGTCAGCCAATGCAAATAGTTGAGTTCCCCATTTTTCTTCGAGTTGTGCTCTGTAAGGAGTGGAGACAAGCTCTTTATAGTAAGCGGTTTCAAGTTCTTGGTACTCCGGTCCGATTTCATCGAAATAATCGCGTTCTTTCTGATAGTATTCATCATTTGTATCAATGGAAGCGCGGATATAGACAAGATTGGCCATTGTCGAGTAGTCTTTGCCGATTGTGTTAATCCTCTCAATGACTTCATTTTGCTGGTCATAAGAACTTGCGGAACGGAATTCCTGCAACAACGCACTAAAATCTAGTTTTACTTCTTTCATATCAGGCCTTGCGTATTGATAGTCTTCAAATTTAACCAAAATGATTCCCCCTGAAATTTTACTAGT of the Sporosarcina sp. FSL K6-1508 genome contains:
- a CDS encoding M3 family oligoendopeptidase, producing the protein MVKFEDYQYARPDMKEVKLDFSALLQEFRSASSYDQQNEVIERINTIGKDYSTMANLVYIRASIDTNDEYYQKERDYFDEIGPEYQELETAYYKELVSTPYRAQLEEKWGTQLFALADNSIKSFSPEIVGMLQKENKLTSDYSKLVASAQIDFDGKTLTLAQMGPYAESTDRSIRKSAMEATYKFYADNGEKFDEIYDQLVKLRHEIATTLGYKNFVELGYLRMDRIDYDADMVKKFRDQVRDHIVPLANRLYKRQAERINVEELKFYDQSLDFLTGNATPQGSPEWIIENGKKMYAELSPETDAFFKFMTDKHLLDIEAKKGKEAGGYCTFIDNYDSPFIFSNFNGTSGDIDVLTHEAGHAFQVFSSQDIGIPEYMWPTSEGAEIHSMSMEFFTWPWMELFFKEQTDKYKFAHLSSALLFLPYGVAVDEFQHVIYENPEMTAAERKAAWKKIEDIYLPMRDYDGIEYLEAGAVWQRQGHIYESPFYYIDYTLAQICAFQFWKRSFEDRDAAWKDYLHLCTLGGSKSFTKLVAEANLISPFEDGCVESVIGTIESWLDSVDDKAL